In Providencia alcalifaciens, the sequence TGTCACGCTGGCAAGCCAAGCATTCGGATTTGCGGGGTTAATCCTGTTTCCTAGCACTCTACCATTGCTGTGGGTGGGTCTGCTGGGCTGTGGTTTGGGTGGTTGCTTCGCCTTAACCATTATTACCTCTTTAGATCATATCCCTCATCCTGCCAGCGCAGGGATCCTGACGGCCTTAATGCAAGCAGGCGGTTTTATCATCGCGGCTTTTGGACCTTTGCTTGCGGCAGCATTACAACAATTTAGCCACAGTTTTACCCCTGTTTGGCTGCTGCATTGTGTCCTGGTTATTATCACATTACTGCTATTTTTGCGTTTAAATCCTAAAGGATATCATCAGATTTTTAGTGTCAAATAAGCTTATAACCAAAGAGATGGCTCATTGCCATCTCCTTCACATTACGCCGCGGTTTCTTCTTGTTGCACCAAGGCAGATTTTGGTAACCCAAAAATTTTGTCAAATGCCCAGTTAAAGAAAAAGGTATAAATCGGGATAAAGATAATCAGGGCAAAATCTAAAATAAGTGCCTGCCAGAGTGATATTGATAGCCACCATGCAATCAGTGGGATTAAAAATACCACCAGCGTTAGCTGGAATAACACCGCATGGGCGAAACGACGCCTAAACGTTCTAATTCTTGATTTCTGCTTTGATTCCCAATATTCAAATGCCACATTGAAAATAAAATTCCATGTCACCGCAATCGTGGTGATCACCAGTGCCAAGGGTCCTGTGGTTCCCGTGGAATTCCCCGAAAGAAAAGCCAACGCCAACGATGAAATCATCCAACCAATGACTTCGTAGCTCGTAATAAAAACCACTTTACGTTTAATACCTTGCATTTTTATCTCACCTTCTATTTGCCGAAGACTGGTAAATTAAATCAACATTAATGATAATAAAAGTCAGCTACTATCAACAAAACTGAAAGGTCTAAGATGCCATTTAACAGCGAAAACCTAATGATTTTTTTAACCGTACTCGATAAAGGTTCCTTTTCCGCAGCGGCTAGAGCACTGCATAAAGTGCCTTCCGCGGTTAGTATGGCGATTGCCAACCTTGAAGCAGAGCTTGGTTTTTCGCTGTTTGAACGCCATACGCGAGAACCCAAACCCACAGAACAAGCGCTTTCCCTTGCCCCTTATGCTCGAAATATTGTGGATAACTTGCGTCAGTTGAATGTTTTCTCACGAGAACTTACCCAAGGCGTGGAAAGCACACTCACGATCGGAGTGGCAGAGGGGGTTAATCCCAATGTGTTAGTTGATGCATTGCATACGTTAAGCCAGCGTTACCCTTTAATGCATGTGGAGCTGATCACTGCGCCTCAAGACGATATTTTGCCACTACTGCACAGTGAGCGCGTTCAGTTAGCCATCGCCTTTGGTGGGTTATATGTCAATGCTCAGGAACAATTCGAATGTATTGGCTATGAATCATTAACAGCGACTATCAGCGCCGATTATCCCTCTAATAAACCGAATAATGCACTGTATATCGAAGATCTCGTTCAGACACGCCAAATTATTGTCGCGAGCCCTCACCACCCAATCAGTGATTTTCGCTCTATCGTTTCTAGCCATTATTGGCGCACGGATAGTTTTACCATGGCGTTAGAATTAGTTAAAAAAGGGATGGGTTGGGGAAATTTACCGGCTTCATTAATCAAAGCTGATTTAGAGGTAGGATTACTCAAGCGTTTAGAATTTAAAAACACCCCAAATGGTTTAGTGCTTCCTATCCATGTTGTCTGCTTAAAAGGTCAAGTGCTCAAGCGTGGCGCCCAAGAGTGTATAGAGCTTTTAAAAACAAATATGCTTTAACAATTTTGAACAATTTCAACATCGGCTCAATCCACTATCCCCAAGTCAGGCAAACCTCCATTTACATCATAACGGTAGCCCTCATTCGCGATGCGCCCCTTTTGTTGGTGAGCTGTATTTGTTGATCAATTGTGAAAATCGCTTGATATTGCCAATGGTTTTAAAGATAATAATTATCAATATCATTCTTATTAACAACAAAATCTATGTGGTGAATAACATGACCAAGCCACTTTCTTCCATTATTGAAGAAACCACAAAATCAACATTATTGACTGATTTTGCTGCTAAAGATGGGCTTATTGAAAGCCAAAAGTTATTAGGTGCCTCAGGCAAAATTGCTATTGAGCACCGCGGTGAAATTTATCAATTACGCCAAACTCGAACGGGTAAATTAATTCTGACCAAATAGTATTTTAGTCTTCACAACGCAGTTTGTTTTAAAAATACAGTTTGTTTTAAAAATACAATTAGCTTTAAAAACACATTATATCTCGCAAGCCACCTAAGTCGTCATGCTAGGCAGCCAGCTTAACTCTATACATCAGGACACAGTTTTTATGGTGTTTATTACGGGCTTTGCTGCTGTACATCTGGATAACCTCAAGGCGAACTTTCGAACCCTATCATCACTTGTTGGGTTCAAATACCCCTTTTCCCCCTATTCCATTGCAAGCGTCTTTGTCTCAATACCCTATAAACACACCATAACGCTCTGATGATAAGTCTGTTTTTAACGGTGCATCGCACTCATCAAAGAGTTAACAATTTTTAGGGAGTATCACCTGTATGTCTCAAGTATTACGCTTATCTGTGCTGGCGAGTGCCTTGCTGCCGCTAATGGCGACCGCACAGACTGAAAAATCACCAACTAACAATAACCATTCTCTAACTAACAGTCACCACAATGTGATGACGGTGTATGCCACGGGTAATGAGCGAGATAGCTTTAATACGCCAATGATGGTTACCGTCATTAAAAATGATTCACCAGAAACCAAAACAGCCAACAATGCGAACGATATTTTGCGGAAAGTGCCGGGTATTGCACTGACGGGAACTAGCCGTACTAACGGTCAGGATATCAGTATGCGCGGGTTTGACCGTCGTGGAATATTGACGCTAGTCGATGGCATTCGCCAAGGTACAGATACCGGACACATTAACGGAACATTTCTTGACCCTGCGCTTATCAAACAAGTGGAAATTATTCGCGGCCCGTCAGCGCTGTTATACGGCAGCGGCGCTATGGGTGGCGTGATTGCTTGGGAAACCGTGAATGCAAAAGATTTACTGCGTGAAGGTCAAAACCAAGGTTTCCGCGTCTTCACTCAAGGCGCTACTGGGGATCACAGTTTTGGCTTTGGCGGCTCCGCTTTTGGTAAAACCGATGATTTTGACGGTCTATTCAGCTTTGTGACGAAAGAAAGCGGTGATGTTCGTCTTGGCGGCGGCGAGAAAATGGATAATAAAGAAACCATTGCCAATATGCTGGGTAAAGGAACATGGCAGCTGGATGATGCGCAAACTCTGTCTGGGCAAATTCGTTATTACAATAATGATGCTTATGAGCCAAAAGACCCGCAACAGCTCGCCACCAGCAATGATAATAAACAGGTTAACCGCACGACGCGTCAGCGTGATTTGCAAGCGACCTATCAGTTAAACCCAGATGATAATTCATGGCTTAATTTAAAAGCGACTCCGTATTACTCTGATGTAAATATTACCTCGAAAGGTAAAGAGTCTAACTACGAAGGCCGTAGCCAAAAAACGTATGGTATCAAGTTAGATAACCGCTCCGATATCTATGAGTTACCACTCGCTGCGCATAACTTTACCTACGGCACTGAAGCGTATCGTCAAAAACAGACCCCTTACGCTGGAACCACTCAGTTCCCTGATGCAGAGATAACCTTTGCGGCTGGCTTTATTCAGGATGAGATTACCTTAAAAGATTTGCCTGTTTCCTTCATTTTGGGAACTCGCTATGACAACTACAAGTCCAGCGCCAAGGGCAATAAAGATGTCAAAGAAGATCAATGGTCATCAAAAGCGGCAGTGAGCATCACGCCAACCGAGTGGTCAATGCTGTTTGCGTCCTACTCTGAAGCCTTCCGTGCACCAACGATGATGGAGATGTACAACGATTCTCTTCACTTTAAAGGCGGTCCTATTTCTAACTATTGGCGCCCTAACCCAGACTTAAAACCTGAATCCACACGTACTGCGGAATATGGTTTTGGTCTACGTTTTGACGACTTACTCATGGCTCGCGATAACCTGCGCTTTAAAGCCAGCTATTTCGATACTAAAGCCAAAGATTACATTAACACCTACGTCAATACAGACCGTGTTAACTGGAATAATAACTACACCACATCCATCAATACCAAACGCGCCAAAATTTGGGGAACGGATGTGTCATTGGATTACACCACTGACTACTTTGCGTGGGGGCTCGCCTATAACCACACCGTCGGCGTCAATGAATATACGGGCAAATCCATTGAATCCATTAAACCGGATTCACTCACCAGTAACCTCTCCATTCCAGTTGCAGACAGCGGTTTCTCTGTGGGTTGGTTAGGTGAGTTCACTACTCATACCGATTTCGATAAAACATCCAAATTAAAACAACAACCGGGTTATGCCGTTCATGATTTCTATCTAAATTATCAAGGTGATGGAAGTCTTAAAGGGTTAGATACCAGTGTTGTTTTAGGAAATGCTTTTGACAAAGAGTATTACTCCTCTCAGGGGATTCCCCAAGATGGTCGTAATGCTAAGCTGCTCGTCAGCTTCCAATGGTAATTCACACTACATAAAGGAGAAACCTGTGAATTCAGCACTTTTCGAACGTTATCAACAAGCCAAAGCAGATAATAAAGCTAAGTATGCGAGAGATCTCGCTGCTTATCTGAATGTTTCTGAAGGGGAATTATTACATAGCCGTGTTGGGCGAGATAAAGCTAAACGCCTGAACGTTGATGCGCCAACGTTATTAACTGCTTTGGAAGCTGTCGGTCCAATCAAAGCTATTACCCGTAATGAGTATGTGGTTCATGAGCAAGTCGGTCGCTATGAAAATGCTAAATTTAGCCCTCATGGCGGTTTAATTCTCAATCCACGCGCACTGGATTTACGTATGTTTTTCTCTCACTGGGATAGTGCTTTCGTGCTCACTGAAGAAGCGAAACACGGTGAACGCCACAGTATTCAGTTCTTTGATAAACATGGCGATGCACTGCACAAAGTGTATACCACTGATGAGACCGATATGGATGCATGGAATGCGCTTATCGAAAAATACATGACCACCGAAAACCCACAGTTAACCATTGAAAAAGTACAGCCGCACCACGCACAGCCAATCAGCGATGAGCTGAAACAACAGCTTGACCAAGAGTGGCGCAATATGACGGATGTTCATCAATTTTTCATCTTATTGAAGAAAAATAACTTAAGCCGTCAACAAGTGTTCCACGCGGTCAGTGATGATTTAGCTTGGCAGGTGCCAAATGATTCATTCAATCAGCTCGTTAATACTGCTTTCGCTGATCAAAACGAAATTATGATTTTCGTGGGTAACCGTGGATGTGTGCAGATTTTCACAGGCAAAATCAAACGTTTGATGCCACTCCAAACTGAAGGCTCTGACATCAAGTGGCTGAACATTTTCAACCCTGATTTCACTCTGCATATGATTGAAAATGGTGTTGCGGAGTGTTGGGTTACTCGTAAACCAACGGAAGATGGTTTTGTGACAAGCCTTGAAGTGTTTGATGACCAAGGCAATCAAATCGCACAAATGTACGGACAACGCACTGAAGGAACGCCAGAGCAAGAACACTGGCGCCAGCAAGTCATGTCCCTGCCAAGAATCTAACACAGGTATTTGACTATGAAACAATGGCTTCTAATGGTAATCACACTGGCAACCTCGTTGGTTGCCCATGGCGCTGACCGTTTAGTAACACTCGGTGGCGATGTGACTGAAATAGTCTATGCGCTCGGCGCGCAAGATAGCCTGGTTGGGCGCGACAGTAGCAGTTTACATCCAGAGCAAGCAACCAAGCTGCCCGATGTCGGCTATATGCGAATGCTCAATGCAGAGGGCGTACTCTCTTTGCGTCCGACGTTGATGCTCGCCAGTGAGCTTTCCCGACCTTCTATCGCCTTAACCCAAATAGAAAAAAGTGGCGTTAAAGTGATTAAAGTCACAGGAGAGCCGAAATTAGAAGCCATTCCTGAGAAAATCACCACGATTGCACAAGCAATGGGATTATCCGAAAAAGGGAAAACATTAGTCGAACAATTTAATGCCGAGCTACTCGCCGTTCCCACCAGCCCGATTAACAAAAAAGTGGTTTTCTTAATGAGCCATGGCGGAATACAACCGATGGCCGCTGGGCAAAAAACAGCAGCCGATAGCATGATCAAGGCCGTTGGTGCACAAAATGCAATGCATAACTTCTCCAGCTATCGTCCACTGTCCCAGGAAGGTCTTATTTACAGCCAGCCAGACCTCATTGTGATCTCTGAGCAAGGTGTAAAATCCTTAGGTGGCGTTGAAAAAGTTTGGGAGTTACCGGGGCTAGCACTCACTCCAGCAGGAAAAAACCGTGCTCTTTTAGTCGTGGATGATACTGGCATGCTGAGCTTCAGCTTAAGTACGCCAAAAGTCATGCAACAATTAAGAGAGGCGTTAGAAAAAAGCGAATGAGCCGTTTTAAGCACCCTTTATTTAAAATTTTGATGTTATTGGTGCTACTGGGGGCAGTCACTGTGGCTGCCTCCACCGCTGGCGCAATTCACTTACCTTTAAACACACTTTGGTTCGCACCATCAACCGATCCCGACTGGCAAATTTGGCTCACCATTCGCCTCCCAAGAGTGTTGCTCGCCATTTTAGTGGGGCTAGCTTTAGCGGTTTCCGGCGCGATGATGCAAGGGTTATTTCGCAACCCTCTCGCCGACCCGAGTTTATTAGGGATCAGTAGTGGTGCCGCGTTGTGTGTGGCCGCCTTCATTATTTTACCGTTCTCCTTACCCACATTAATGCTCAATTACGGTCATCTTGGCGCAGCATTCGTTGGCAGTTTAGCGGTTTCGCTGATCATTTTTAGCCTCAATAAAATGTCTAATGGCAATTTGGCACGGCTGCTATTAGCAGGGATTGCCATCAATGCCCTGTGTATGTCGCTAATTGGGGTACTCAGCTATATGAGTAATGACCAACAATTACGCACATTTAGTTTGTGGATGATGGGGTCATTAGGCAGTGTGAATTGGACATCGTTAGCAATTGCCGCCAGCGTGATTATCCCCGCTTGTTTACTCTGCTTTTGGCAAGGCAATACGCTGAATATTCTGCAATTAGGGGATGAAGACGCCCACTATTTAGGGATAAATGTTGAGCGCAGTAAGTTTGTTTTATTATTCCTAAGCGCCCTATTAATTGGCTGCGCCGTCGCCATGAGTGGCGTGATTGGCTTTATCGGCCTCGTTGTTCCTCACTTAATCCGTATGACATTGGGGCCTGATCATCGTTGGCTTATTCCCGGCTCAGCCATTGTGGGGGCTTGCTTACTCTTAGCTGCTGATACCCTTGCTCGTACTTTAGCAATTCCCGCAGAAATCCCCGTGGGCTTATTAACTGGTTTGATTGGCGGCCCTTACTTTTTATGGCTAATACTGCGCCAACCAGCAGGAAGGATCTAACGGATGTCCAATTTACTCGACGCTAAAAACCTCAGTTATCGTATTAATAATCGAACATTAATCGATGATATCAGTTTATCTATACAACAAAATCAAATGGTTGTGATTATTGGTCCTAATGGTGCTGGCAAATCCAGTTTACTGAAATTGCTCACAGGCTACACGTCTCCCTCTCAAGGGGAGTGTCAGCTTGAAGGTCGCTCGCTACCAGAATGGGAGCCACAAAAGCTGGCTAAAAAACGCGCGGTGATGAAACAGCATAGCCATTTACAGTTTGCCTTCAGTGTTGAAGATGTTGTGGCGATGGGAAGAACACCTTACGGTTCAGAACATAAGCAACACGCCATTGATATTGCTATGGAGCAAACTCATTGCACCCCACTACGCCATCACGATTATCGCCTATTATCTGGTGGTGAACAGCAGCGTGTTCAGCTTGCGCGAGTGTTAGCTCAGTTATGGCAACCTGAGCCAACACCAGCCTGTTTATTCCTTGATGAGCCTACTTCAGCCCTTGATTTATACCATCAACAACACAGTTTACGGCTATTGCATCAGCTTACCCGAGAAAGACCACTAGGTGTTTGTTGTGTATTGCATGATTTGAATCTCACCGCACTTTATGCCGATAAAGTGTATCTTATTCATCAAGGGAAATTAGTTGTGTCTGGAACGCCACAAGAAGTGCTCACTACCGAGAATTTAACTCAGTGGTATCAAGCTGATTTAGGGGTGCAGCCGCATCCTGAAACGGCAACCCCCCACGTATATCTGCGCCATTAATGGCTAGCCGCGGTCTATTTTTCATAATGCTATATTGCATAATGAAAGCCGCGGCTTACAATCATAATAATAAATTAATTATAATAAATTAAAGTATTTATTTGGCTTAGGTGGCGGTGGAAGCTGCTTAGCATCAATCATATCAAGAGCATTGCGCTCAAGCCCCGTACATAACGCATTCAGTGGCAAGCTGTTATCCAGTACATCGAATGGATCTTCCAGTTGTTCCGCTAATGCGTCCCACGCTAAGAACGTATAGGAAACAAACACTGAAACCAAAGGGGTCATATAATGTAAATCCCCCACCAGTGCAAACGGCAATAATGTACAAAATAAATAGACCGTACGTTGCAGGATCAATGTATAAGCAAAGGGGATAGGCGTATTCGAAATACGTTCACAGCCGCCTAAGACTTCAGATAACCCATTGACATCTTTATTGATAGACTGAAACAGAACATCACTGATCAGATTGTTATCCCGTAATGCCCCCACACTCAAACCAATATGCATAAGGATTCGGCTAGTGGGAAAAGGGCTTTTAATAACATCTAAAAAAACATCCCGCGGCAATAAACGATACAAATCGATATTTGGATTAGTACGTCTAAGTTCGTGATTTAAGCTCCAACTAAATGCAATTAATAAATTAGCAAATGTGCGATGCGCTTCAGGATCATTCGGTAATAATCCTTTTATGTTTCTTAAAATATTACGTTGATTGGTTAATATTGCGCCCCAGAGCGTTCTTGCTTCAACTAAACGGCTGTAGCAGGCGTTGTTGCGGAACCCCAAAAAGATGGCTATCGCTATCCCTAATAAGCTAAATGGGGCGATTGTCAGATGTATTCCTAATTTCTCGTACCATTGATAGATTAAAATAGCGACAATGGACATCATAATATTAAGCGATAATCTAAAGGTGATTTTAGACAACACGGAACCGTGCCAGTCGAACAACCTAAAGAACCAGTGTTGATGCGGGCGAATGACCATAAATTAATAATAATTGAAAGGATAGTTATGTGTGATGATTATCACATAAATTATTTCGGCAATCCATATCTTGATGAGCGCATCTATTTACTCATCTTAAGCTAAATAATTTAGTAATAACTTATTTAATTTCTTATTTATTCTATCACTTATTCATTTTTTCATCTTTTAAAGATTTCAGGTATTGACTCAGATTGATTTATAATTAATTTAGTAACACTGGCATTTGAAATGCTTATTTAATTTAAAATTAATAACTGAGTAAATTAAACAATTGATATACAGCATGCAAATATAATCAATTGATTATCTTATAACTACATTTTCATTAAATATCATTTAGCTAGCATTGTATTAAGTGGAATCCTTAAGGAACTCTTAATATTGATAATTATATTACCACTATCATTTAATCATCATTTAAAAAATGATTAATATAATTCCGATGATAAAAAATTAATAAAATATTAATTTATTAAGAATGGTTGCTTGTTTATGAAAAAAACAGAATATTTTCTAAAAAAACTTCGTGTGCTAATCATGAGTGACAAAAGTTATCTCACGAATAAATTTATTAAAAAGTTAGGGTATTACCCTAACTTTAATGCGCCGAAAAGCTTTAATGAAAAAGTGAATTTCCGTATGATCCATGACCGAAATCCACTACATAGTCAATTCGCCGATAAGCTAGCGGTGCGGGATTATGTTACGCAAACCATCGGTCAAGAACATATCGTTCCGATTCTCGCCACGTATCAACATGTGGATGAAATCGATATTGCGAAGCTGCCCCAACGCTTTGTATTGAAATGCACCCACGACAGCGGCAGCAGTATTATTTGTACCAATAAATCACAGTTTGATTTACAAAAAGCCAAAGATAAGTTGTCATTCCATTTACTCAAAAATCTCTATTACATTACTCGTGAACGTCATTATAAAAATATCCCTGCGCATATTATTTGCGAGGAATATATCGATTTATTTGAGCAGAAAAAGAGAAAGCTAGTACCCGAAACCTGTCGCATTCATTGCTTTTCAGGTAAGCCAGTTTATGCAGAAATCGATTATGCCGACGAAGATGGCACCGAGTTTATCAACCTTTATGATACGGACTGGCAATTGCAGCCGGTGAGTTTTGGTCATCCTCAAATGCTAGAACCCATCAGCGAGCCTGCACAATTTAGAGAGATGCTAAGACTGGCTGAAATTTTAGTGACGCCATTTGATTATTGCCGAGCTGACTTTTTAATGACAGAAAACAAACTCTATTTTAGTGAACTCACTTTCGCACCGAATGCAGGACGTACCGTGATCAGCCCACTCTCTTGGGACTTTAAACTTGGGGAGTTGTGGGAGCAGAAAATCACAACGCCAAACATGCTTCATGCACGCAAACCTGAGCTCGCTCTCGCCAACCTTAATAAGAAAAAATAACCATAAAAAAACGCGCTACTGATTCAAGATAGCGCGTTTTTTGTTTTCATTGCCAATGGCGACCTTTTACCAAACCCGATCAATTTGCCAATACGCTTGCCTTACGGCGTAAACTCGCTATCAGCATATAAATTGCCGTCACTAACAACACAATAAAGAAGAAGTTAGTTAACCCACTATGCTGTTCTAACAGGGTACCCGCCGCGATAGGTCCCATCGCAGAACCCACGCTATAACTAAATAACATCACTTGGGTCGCAGCCACAATAAATGACGAATCCAAGTTATCGCACGCTAAAGTAATAGCAATCGGATACAAGGCGAATGATGACATTCCCAGCAAAGCTAACGCCACAATCATCACCACATAGTCTGATGAGATGTAAATCATGCCCATCGCAAAAACACCTAACAATGAAACCATGGCTAACAATAAGGTTTTGCTCATCATTACCGACAATTTACTGATCACTGGCTGAATTAACATACCACCCAAAATAATGGATGCCATCAAAACACCAACTTGATCCGTCGTAAAATTATCTTTTTTCAAGGATAGCGGCATTAACCCATAAATGGTTCCCATCACGATACCGGATACCATGCAACCCATAATGGCAGGCTTACTTAAACGGGAGATCTGCTTCAATGATAATTTTTGATGTAAACCACTTGCTGGTTGCCCTTGGCGTATCAATAACGGCGGTAAAACAGCCACAAGCAGTAAGCCGAGTACCACAATAAAAGGAACAAATCCCTGAGTACCAATCACACCTATAGCAAGCTGCCCAAGTGTTGTTCCCCCATATAATGAGGTCATGTAGAAACTCAGTCGTTTTGCACGCTCTTTTGGGTTATCGCCAATCAGTAGCCAAGATTCCACCACCACGAAAATCCCTGCTACCGCAATACCCGCAATTAAACGGTTTGGTAGCCAAGCTTCAATAGCCGGTGTCCATGGCAGTAAAACAACTGTTGCTGCCAACATTAATAGGAAACTAATAAAGGAGAGGCGGTGACCAATTTTTGCGATCACAGGCTCAATCATCATTGAGCCAATTAATAAACCAATATAATAGGCACTCGCTAACCAGCCTGCATATTGCGTATCAATGCCAAAGCTACCCATTGATAGCGGGATCAAGCTCATCAGGTAACCTGAAGCAATAGCAAATAGTGTTAAACCTGCAACAGGTACAAAGGTATTGTCGCCTTTACGCATTAACATGGTGGACATTTTCACGCCCTACTCTCCAAAAACAAGATAAATATTGTGCGCTGCAGACGTCGATAATCACGGCAAAATTATTCATAAAAATGAATATATTTTAGCGACCAGTGCAGTGATGAAATTAAATAGATGAGGCTAATTTGAGCGCAATATAGATCTTTCAAGACGGGAATGACAATGAGAAAAACTAATGATGACGAGTACATTTATTTATGTGAGAAAAATCACGTTTTTTTATGCAGTAAAAACCCCTGAAAAACCGCTGAAAAAACAAACAAATCATTGATTATCAATATGATAGAAAATGAATTTCAAAATCTCTATCGTTACTTTTTGAAACGCAATTCCTTACTCCCATTCCTTCTTTCAAAATATATTTATCTCTTTTTTAAAACGAAATTTATTCAAAACTCATTTTGCTAATTAATTAACCTCAAGTTTATCAATGAACTTAATTAGTAGTATTCATTATCCAAACACCCATTCTTTATAAATAATTACTATCCTGCTTTAATAATTTTCTTCTAACTTCTGGTTGTCTTCTAACTAGTTTTTGCAGTGGCAAGGCGGTAAGCATCAGTTAGCCTGGGGAGCATACATAAGTATGTGACTCAGGTAACTTATGCGAAACCAACACAGCCACAGTGAAAACTAGGACGAAGACAGGC encodes:
- a CDS encoding MFS transporter, which codes for MRKGDNTFVPVAGLTLFAIASGYLMSLIPLSMGSFGIDTQYAGWLASAYYIGLLIGSMMIEPVIAKIGHRLSFISFLLMLAATVVLLPWTPAIEAWLPNRLIAGIAVAGIFVVVESWLLIGDNPKERAKRLSFYMTSLYGGTTLGQLAIGVIGTQGFVPFIVVLGLLLVAVLPPLLIRQGQPASGLHQKLSLKQISRLSKPAIMGCMVSGIVMGTIYGLMPLSLKKDNFTTDQVGVLMASIILGGMLIQPVISKLSVMMSKTLLLAMVSLLGVFAMGMIYISSDYVVMIVALALLGMSSFALYPIAITLACDNLDSSFIVAATQVMLFSYSVGSAMGPIAAGTLLEQHSGLTNFFFIVLLVTAIYMLIASLRRKASVLAN
- a CDS encoding ATP-grasp fold amidoligase family protein, whose translation is MKKTEYFLKKLRVLIMSDKSYLTNKFIKKLGYYPNFNAPKSFNEKVNFRMIHDRNPLHSQFADKLAVRDYVTQTIGQEHIVPILATYQHVDEIDIAKLPQRFVLKCTHDSGSSIICTNKSQFDLQKAKDKLSFHLLKNLYYITRERHYKNIPAHIICEEYIDLFEQKKRKLVPETCRIHCFSGKPVYAEIDYADEDGTEFINLYDTDWQLQPVSFGHPQMLEPISEPAQFREMLRLAEILVTPFDYCRADFLMTENKLYFSELTFAPNAGRTVISPLSWDFKLGELWEQKITTPNMLHARKPELALANLNKKK